From the Candidatus Saccharimonadales bacterium genome, the window AACCCTAACTGCCCGCACACTTGCCATCGCCAAGCAAAAACCTCTCTATGGGGTCAACCATGTCGAGGGGCATGTCTATGCCAACTTCATAACCAAATACCCCGCCCCAATCAACTTCCCCGCCCCCAAAGTACAGCCTAAATTCCCGCTGCTGGCTCTGATCGTCAGTGGTGGGCATAGCCAACTAGCTCTCTTTAAAGATCACTTCGACTACTCACTACTCGGCCAAACTCAAGACGATGCCATCGGTGAGGCGTTCGATAAGGTAGCGAAGATCATCGGCCTCCCCTACCCTGGTGGTCCGTCGATCGCAAAGGCGGCGGCTAATGGTGATCCACTAGCCTATGAATACCCGAAAGCAAAAGTACCCGGTACTTACGACTTTAGCTTCTCAGGCCCCAAGACAGCCGTTCTTAGACACGTTCAGAGACTCGTTAAGAAGCCGATCGACTTTCCATCTTACCAGTTAGCTCCCCTGCTCTCCGAAAGGCAGCGTAACGACGTAGCCGCTAGCTTCCAGCGGATCGCCATCGAGACAGTCGTCGACAAGACGGTTGCTGCCTTCAAGGCCTTCGAGCCCTCTTCCGTGGTCATTGCTGGAGGTGTCGCAGCCAGTGGCGAGCTCAGACGTCAGCTTGCCGAAAAGCTCCCCGCTGCTATCACCTACATCGCTCCCTCCCTCTGTACCGACAACGGTGCCATGATCGCCGCGCTAGGCTGCTTTAAGGTAGGTCGCATGATCAAGCCGACCGATCCCCTCTCTTTACGAGTCGAGCCCAGCCTTTCCATGTGAACCACATCTTCAATCTGAAGCCAAGATTGTACCTCGGGTTAATCCGAGGTACAATTGATCTTGAAACAAAAACGTGTGAGACAAAAACGAGTTTTGTTTTCTTTTTGTTCCAGTTAAGCGTAACCGGGATTGTTGAGTTTAAGCTATTTCGTGTGAAATCAAATTATGAAGCTAGCCAAAGTCTACGAACCTAAAGAGTACGAAGCGACTACCTACGCCCTATGGGAGTCATCCGATGCATTTCGCCCGAAGGACACCCCTGGAGCAAAGCCGTACTCAATAGTCATGCCACCACCCAATGCGAACGGCCTCCTACATACTGGTACTGCGATAACCGTACTTCTAGAGGACATCCTTATCCGCTACCATCGCATGAAAGGAGACCGCACTCTCTATATCCCTGGCGCCGATCATGCCGGCTTTG encodes:
- the tsaD gene encoding tRNA (adenosine(37)-N6)-threonylcarbamoyltransferase complex transferase subunit TsaD, with product MIVLGIETSCDETAVGIVRDGYELLANTVHSQIDIHKAFGGVVPEVAARSHIEVILPVLEQAMSTAKVSWEDIDAIAVTYGPGLIGSLMIGTLTARTLAIAKQKPLYGVNHVEGHVYANFITKYPAPINFPAPKVQPKFPLLALIVSGGHSQLALFKDHFDYSLLGQTQDDAIGEAFDKVAKIIGLPYPGGPSIAKAAANGDPLAYEYPKAKVPGTYDFSFSGPKTAVLRHVQRLVKKPIDFPSYQLAPLLSERQRNDVAASFQRIAIETVVDKTVAAFKAFEPSSVVIAGGVAASGELRRQLAEKLPAAITYIAPSLCTDNGAMIAALGCFKVGRMIKPTDPLSLRVEPSLSM